The genome window GCGGTGGCCTACATTGATCCCGGAAACTACGCCACGAATATCTCCGCAGGATCCCAGTACGGCTATACCCTGCTATGGGTGATTTTGGCTTCAAATTTAATGGCTGTTCTCATTCAAACGATGTCCGCGAAGCTAGGCATCGCCACAGGGAAAAACCTGCCTGAGGTTTGCAGGGACCATTTTTCGAAACCCACCTCCTTCTTTCTGTGGATTCAAGCCGAACTGGTCGTGATGGCGACCGATCTGGCCGAATTTATCGGCGCGTCTCTAGGATTGTATTTAATCTTTAAAATCCCCATGGTGACGGCGGCTTTGATCGCGGCGGCCGGTTCATTTGTGATTTTGGAAATACAAAGACGCGGAATCCGGCCTTTAGAAGCGATCATTACCGGAATGATTTTTGTGGTCGTCATTGCCTTCGGCGTTCAGGTGTTTTTTGCGCAGCCTGATGCGGGGCAGATTTTGTCCGGATTGCTGACGCCAAAGTTCGATGGTGTTGACAGCGTGCTGTTATCGGCCGGGATGCTTGGGGCGACCGTTATGCCCCATGCGATTTACCTGCATTCGGGCCTCACACAGAAGCGGATCATCGGAAAAACGGAAACGGAACGGAAAAAGATATTTCATTTTGAAGTTGTTGATGTGGTCATTGCGATGATTATCGCCGGCGGAATCAATGCGAGCATGTTGATCGTGGCGGCGGCTTTGTTTAACAAAGCCGGCATTAAAGTCGAGGATCTTGACGTCGCTTTTTATCAATTCGACCATTTGCTCGGTTCTTTTGCCGCAATCTTATTTGGGGTCGGTTTGCTGTCGGCCGGTTTATCGAGTTCAACGGTCGGGACGATGTCGGGGGATATCATCATGCAAGGGTTTATCCGGAGGAGAATCCCGATCTACCTGCGGCGATGCATTACGATGATTCCACCGTTAACCATCATTTTGTTGGGGATTAACCCGACGAAAGCATTGGTGATGAGCCAGGTCGTCTTATCATTCGGCATTGCTTTCGCCTTGGTTCCATTAATCGTTTTCACAAGCAATAAAAAAATCATGAAATCGCTCGTTAACCGGAAAATAACAACCATTTTCGCTTGGTTGATCGCCATTCTAATCATTGCCTTAAATTTATTTTTGCT of Caldibacillus debilis DSM 16016 contains these proteins:
- a CDS encoding Nramp family divalent metal transporter — translated: MNIEQAAQPSGNRNHSLQKIAAASLKGEVRGFKKFLPFLGPAFIAAVAYIDPGNYATNISAGSQYGYTLLWVILASNLMAVLIQTMSAKLGIATGKNLPEVCRDHFSKPTSFFLWIQAELVVMATDLAEFIGASLGLYLIFKIPMVTAALIAAAGSFVILEIQRRGIRPLEAIITGMIFVVVIAFGVQVFFAQPDAGQILSGLLTPKFDGVDSVLLSAGMLGATVMPHAIYLHSGLTQKRIIGKTETERKKIFHFEVVDVVIAMIIAGGINASMLIVAAALFNKAGIKVEDLDVAFYQFDHLLGSFAAILFGVGLLSAGLSSSTVGTMSGDIIMQGFIRRRIPIYLRRCITMIPPLTIILLGINPTKALVMSQVVLSFGIAFALVPLIVFTSNKKIMKSLVNRKITTIFAWLIAILIIALNLFLLCQTIFG